A window of Pedobacter lusitanus contains these coding sequences:
- a CDS encoding DUF3298 and DUF4163 domain-containing protein gives MKSSLLYLFGLPVLIAGCHSTEKKNPATDSVTTAVVERRVAVQEHLPENFYKRFQGIIGDRNVTINLNKIGKNFTGTYDYNGVQVNLVTDKIINQDSIILIENGLADHYTEDVIPGGKAKLHLKWTGTVFSGIRVDGKEKSSIRLEESYPEGSYAFKIATYADSAKAYPAKKESPQASVKYEYLMSAGTKPEEQWLDKQVKKTMDLQKPAASWATAIKNDADTYLKGYKAEIREMKIEADEPSATLNYYRGQTLSIHYNDNGFAVIKHLIDSYSGGAHGNYATTLYCFDVKNQKHLTLADVLKIDSVSLQKLVEKNFRIQYNVKPAEELTTQLFENHLAANKNFFFDKTGVSFLYNPYEVASFAQGQIIVSVPYSDLKKYLNPVFIKRMENDVHLHD, from the coding sequence ATGAAATCATCATTATTATATTTATTCGGCCTTCCGGTGTTAATCGCAGGCTGCCATTCAACTGAAAAAAAAAATCCGGCAACAGACTCCGTTACAACTGCAGTAGTAGAAAGAAGAGTTGCTGTACAGGAGCATCTTCCTGAAAATTTCTATAAAAGATTCCAGGGGATCATCGGTGACCGGAATGTAACGATTAACCTCAACAAAATAGGGAAAAATTTTACCGGCACCTATGACTATAATGGCGTTCAGGTAAACCTGGTTACTGATAAAATTATCAATCAGGACAGTATCATTCTGATAGAAAATGGTCTTGCTGATCATTACACAGAAGATGTGATACCTGGTGGCAAAGCAAAACTACATTTAAAATGGACCGGAACCGTTTTTAGCGGAATAAGGGTTGATGGTAAAGAAAAATCAAGTATTCGCCTGGAAGAATCCTATCCTGAGGGAAGTTATGCTTTCAAAATCGCTACTTACGCAGATTCGGCCAAAGCCTATCCGGCAAAAAAAGAATCACCCCAGGCTTCTGTAAAATATGAGTACCTGATGTCCGCCGGAACTAAACCAGAAGAACAGTGGCTGGATAAGCAGGTCAAAAAGACAATGGATCTTCAAAAACCAGCTGCTTCCTGGGCAACAGCAATAAAAAATGATGCTGACACTTATCTTAAAGGTTACAAAGCTGAAATCCGGGAAATGAAAATCGAGGCTGACGAACCCAGTGCTACTTTAAATTATTACAGAGGTCAAACCCTGAGTATTCATTATAACGACAACGGTTTTGCAGTGATTAAACATCTGATTGATAGTTATTCCGGAGGCGCACATGGCAATTATGCAACTACCCTGTATTGTTTCGATGTCAAAAATCAAAAACATTTAACACTTGCTGATGTGCTGAAAATTGATTCTGTATCACTGCAGAAACTGGTAGAAAAGAATTTCAGGATACAATATAATGTAAAACCTGCAGAAGAACTGACTACCCAGCTATTTGAAAATCACCTGGCAGCTAACAAAAACTTCTTTTTTGATAAAACAGGTGTCTCATTTTTATATAATCCTTATGAAGTGGCCAGCTTTGCCCAGGGGCAGATTATCGTTTCTGTTCCCTATTCAGATTTAAAAAAATATCTTAACCCTGTCTTCATTAAACGAATGGAGAATGACGTTCATTTGCATGACTAA
- a CDS encoding Na+/H+ antiporter, translating to MMLHDNLILILVLLLGVTILVMMGQKLKISYPIFLVLAGLIIGFVPGIPHLTVDPDIIFLLFLPPLLYEAAWTTSWKDFREYRGAIMLMAVGLVLITSIAVAYASVAFIPGFTLALGFLLGGIISPPDAIAASSVMKGIKVPKTINSLLEGESLVNDASSLIVFKFALAAVVTGNFVLQDAALNFVVVAGLGILIGLAIGGVFYVLHRWLPTNDNIDTVLTLLTPYFMYVVAEHFKVSGVMAVVSGGLLLCSQSHVILTPNSRVKVNSVWSAITFMMNGVVFILIGLALPDIVAGLGSEYPLKTAIYYGIGISMLALVVRFLWLFSTSRITRVVNKKTRIRYQGMTWHSSVVVVWAGMRGVVSLAAALSIPLMLNSQTPFPLRNLILFITFVVILVTLVFQGLSLPYVIKWLKIPENTYKIPEQEQSAQIKLRLIDRSLVRIQENYQFQCIHNELMSNFKAELENSLTGKRNNLEAIRAGKIDQQELKVYREIMLDLIQVQRHELHLLKRDRNYDDDIIREEENRLDLEELSTGMVIS from the coding sequence ATGATGCTGCACGATAATCTTATTCTAATTCTCGTTTTACTGCTGGGCGTCACTATTTTAGTGATGATGGGGCAGAAGTTGAAAATATCATACCCGATATTTTTAGTGCTGGCCGGCTTGATTATAGGTTTTGTTCCGGGAATTCCACACCTCACGGTCGATCCTGATATTATCTTTTTACTTTTTCTGCCTCCATTGCTTTACGAAGCTGCCTGGACAACCTCATGGAAAGATTTCAGGGAATACAGAGGCGCGATCATGTTGATGGCTGTAGGTTTGGTTTTGATTACTTCTATAGCTGTTGCTTATGCATCTGTGGCTTTTATTCCGGGTTTTACCCTGGCGCTTGGCTTTCTGCTGGGCGGGATTATTTCTCCACCCGATGCCATTGCAGCCTCTTCAGTAATGAAAGGAATTAAAGTTCCCAAAACTATTAATTCCTTACTGGAAGGGGAGAGTCTGGTCAATGATGCTTCCAGTTTAATCGTATTTAAATTTGCGCTGGCAGCCGTGGTTACCGGAAATTTTGTGCTTCAGGACGCTGCATTGAATTTTGTGGTGGTAGCAGGTTTGGGAATTCTGATAGGCCTTGCCATAGGAGGCGTGTTTTATGTACTGCACAGATGGCTACCTACAAATGATAATATCGATACAGTGCTGACCCTGCTGACCCCATATTTTATGTATGTCGTAGCAGAACATTTTAAAGTTTCGGGGGTGATGGCCGTAGTTTCCGGAGGTTTGCTGTTATGTAGTCAGTCCCATGTAATTCTGACACCGAATTCCAGGGTTAAGGTTAATTCCGTATGGTCGGCAATTACCTTCATGATGAACGGAGTCGTATTTATATTAATAGGACTGGCATTACCTGATATTGTTGCGGGTTTAGGTTCGGAATATCCGTTGAAAACGGCTATATATTATGGTATTGGAATCAGTATGCTGGCTTTGGTTGTAAGATTTTTGTGGTTGTTTTCTACCAGCAGAATTACCAGGGTGGTGAATAAAAAAACAAGAATCAGATACCAGGGGATGACCTGGCATTCTTCTGTCGTGGTGGTATGGGCTGGAATGCGAGGTGTAGTTTCATTGGCAGCGGCCTTATCTATTCCTCTGATGCTAAACAGTCAGACACCTTTTCCATTAAGGAATTTAATCCTGTTTATCACTTTTGTAGTTATTCTGGTTACCCTGGTATTTCAGGGATTATCTCTGCCTTATGTCATCAAGTGGCTCAAAATACCGGAGAATACTTATAAAATACCCGAACAGGAGCAGAGCGCGCAAATTAAGCTGCGTTTGATTGACAGGTCACTGGTCAGAATACAGGAGAACTATCAGTTCCAGTGTATCCATAACGAACTGATGTCTAATTTTAAAGCTGAACTGGAAAACTCATTAACCGGTAAAAGAAATAACCTGGAGGCTATCAGAGCAGGTAAAATTGATCAGCAGGAATTGAAAGTATACCGGGAAATTATGCTCGACTTAATACAGGTTCAGCGTCATGAATTGCATCTTTTAAAGCGTGACAGGAATTATGATGATGATATTATCAGGGAAGAAGAGAACAGGCTGGATTTAGAAGAATTAAGTACCGGTATGGTTATTTCCTGA
- a CDS encoding polysaccharide lyase, which yields MKTNSQKFKFLFTVLGISLAIAGCKKDVRPNEIIDEDATTTARAVYSSRTVNFTHSDGAYSKATAAADMGDISGNWQSGNVNISGNQVSVRIPANSISSQPASAGSGNTVQIDVPDGSEYELSFKVRFASDFQWSRGGKTGFGFLIGDGFTGCNKADSGTGGSARIMWYNPTNQKDNSGTDKPYFRPYVYYKDMPEDCGNNFGKQSKQLAKNTWYTIKIRIKSNTGSNFDGQISYTVDGVDLLTKNDIRWTTDTSKRLIKMITFHTFRGGSQDYWASSSDGLIYYDDLSWNRIAS from the coding sequence ATGAAAACCAACTCACAAAAGTTTAAATTCCTTTTCACCGTACTGGGAATTTCTCTTGCAATTGCAGGATGTAAAAAAGACGTCCGGCCCAATGAAATCATTGATGAGGATGCAACTACTACCGCCAGAGCCGTTTATTCGAGCAGAACAGTAAATTTTACGCACAGCGACGGTGCTTACAGTAAAGCCACAGCCGCTGCTGATATGGGAGACATCAGCGGAAACTGGCAATCTGGAAATGTGAATATATCAGGCAACCAGGTGAGCGTCAGAATTCCGGCTAACTCTATTTCTTCTCAGCCGGCCAGTGCGGGAAGCGGAAATACGGTTCAGATAGATGTACCTGACGGTTCTGAATATGAATTAAGTTTCAAAGTACGCTTTGCTTCAGACTTCCAGTGGAGCAGAGGTGGAAAAACCGGATTTGGATTTCTGATTGGGGATGGTTTCACAGGTTGTAACAAAGCCGACAGCGGAACTGGCGGAAGTGCTAGAATTATGTGGTATAACCCGACCAATCAAAAAGACAACAGCGGTACCGACAAGCCCTATTTCAGACCTTACGTTTACTATAAGGATATGCCGGAAGATTGCGGTAATAACTTCGGGAAACAAAGTAAACAACTGGCTAAAAACACCTGGTACACGATTAAAATCAGGATAAAAAGCAATACGGGATCGAATTTTGACGGACAGATTTCTTACACTGTTGACGGAGTGGATCTGCTGACCAAAAATGATATCCGCTGGACAACTGATACTTCTAAACGTCTGATCAAGATGATTACTTTTCACACCTTCAGAGGCGGCAGTCAGGACTACTGGGCTTCCTCTTCTGACGGTCTGATCTATTACGATGACCTGAGCTGGAACAGAATAGCCAGCTAA
- a CDS encoding alpha-galactosidase, giving the protein MNQLFKSVLSQPFFISLITIASAYHSQAQNITIPIETAHNALVLQADENKNLKNIFLGKKLSDSKEYDFIKSVYKQSDDYSGLLNSAYTPSGSRNLMEPAISVIHSDGNLSLDLRYVSHKLDRLNDNVSLLKVLLKDPVYNFEVTLYYKSFYKEDVIEQWNVIRHQEKGNVTLQKFASANLYLKAQSYWLKQFHGDWAKEMQPEESKLTHGIKTLDTKLGTRANLFMPSVFMISLDKPASEDEGNVLYGGLEWSGNFKIDFEVDFQDNLRIIAGMNNYASPYVLKPGQEFETPAFLYTFSDKGKGDASRKLHNWARNYMLPDGKGSRLTLLNNWESTYFDFNEQKLSELLKDTKKLGVDLFLLDDGWFGNNHPRNDDHAGLGDWQENRKKLPNGITSLVKEAGANGVKFGIWIEPEMVNPKSDLYRKHPDWVVKQPARDEYYFRNQLVLDLSNPKVQDFVFDIVDSLFIKAPALAYIKWDCNAVIYNAYAAHLKNNQSQFYVEYVRGLYKVLERIRAKYPVVPLMLCSGGGGRVDYGALKYFTEFWPSDNTDPLERIFIQWDYSYFYPAITSSNHVTDWGRQPIKFRTDVAMMGKLGFDIVVSKLKASDLEFCQAAIKTYDGLKAVIWQGDQYRLVNPHEQNMASLMYVDPTQSTAVMFNYLVNYRYGESSETPIRLKGLDNNKKYRLEEINLYPGTKSPVKSETVFSGDFLMKIGFNPQVNTNRTSVIIKITAV; this is encoded by the coding sequence ATGAACCAATTATTTAAGTCCGTTTTATCACAGCCTTTTTTCATCTCTTTAATCACTATTGCATCAGCTTATCACAGTCAGGCACAAAACATCACTATTCCTATAGAAACGGCCCATAATGCCTTAGTACTTCAGGCAGATGAAAATAAGAACCTGAAGAATATTTTCTTAGGTAAAAAGCTATCGGATTCAAAGGAGTATGATTTTATTAAAAGTGTTTACAAGCAATCAGATGACTATAGCGGCCTGTTGAATTCGGCTTATACACCTTCAGGATCCAGAAACCTTATGGAACCCGCAATTTCTGTTATCCACAGCGACGGTAATCTGTCTCTGGATTTAAGATATGTCAGTCATAAGTTAGACCGCCTGAATGACAATGTCTCTCTTTTAAAGGTTCTGCTTAAAGACCCTGTCTATAATTTTGAAGTTACACTGTATTATAAATCCTTTTATAAAGAAGATGTTATTGAGCAGTGGAATGTAATCAGACATCAGGAAAAAGGTAATGTAACCCTGCAAAAATTTGCTTCTGCCAATTTATATCTTAAAGCTCAAAGCTATTGGCTAAAACAATTTCATGGAGACTGGGCTAAAGAAATGCAGCCTGAAGAGTCAAAGCTGACCCATGGGATTAAAACGCTGGATACCAAACTGGGTACAAGAGCCAATCTTTTTATGCCATCGGTTTTTATGATCTCACTGGATAAACCGGCCAGCGAAGATGAAGGAAATGTATTGTATGGCGGACTGGAATGGAGCGGAAACTTTAAGATTGATTTTGAGGTCGATTTTCAGGACAACCTACGCATTATTGCCGGTATGAATAATTATGCTTCTCCTTATGTTTTAAAGCCTGGTCAGGAATTTGAAACTCCTGCATTTCTATACACCTTTTCTGATAAAGGTAAAGGTGATGCGAGCCGGAAACTGCATAACTGGGCTAGAAACTATATGCTGCCGGATGGAAAAGGCAGCAGACTCACTTTGTTAAACAACTGGGAATCCACTTATTTTGACTTTAATGAGCAAAAACTCAGCGAATTGCTAAAGGATACCAAAAAGCTTGGTGTAGACCTGTTTCTGCTGGATGACGGCTGGTTTGGCAATAATCATCCGCGCAATGATGATCATGCCGGGTTAGGCGACTGGCAGGAAAATCGTAAAAAACTACCAAACGGCATCACTTCACTGGTTAAGGAAGCTGGAGCAAACGGTGTAAAATTCGGTATCTGGATTGAACCTGAAATGGTAAACCCCAAAAGCGACTTATATCGTAAACATCCTGACTGGGTAGTTAAACAACCTGCCAGGGATGAATATTACTTCAGAAACCAGCTGGTACTGGATCTGAGCAACCCAAAAGTGCAGGATTTTGTCTTTGACATAGTGGATTCCCTGTTTATTAAAGCACCTGCGCTGGCTTATATCAAATGGGACTGTAATGCCGTTATTTACAACGCGTATGCTGCTCATCTGAAAAATAATCAGTCTCAGTTTTATGTAGAATATGTACGGGGATTGTATAAGGTACTGGAAAGAATCCGAGCAAAATATCCTGTAGTACCCCTGATGTTATGTTCTGGCGGAGGCGGCCGGGTAGATTACGGCGCTCTTAAATATTTTACCGAGTTCTGGCCAAGTGATAATACAGATCCGTTGGAAAGGATATTTATCCAGTGGGACTACTCCTATTTTTATCCGGCAATTACCAGTTCAAATCATGTAACGGACTGGGGCAGACAACCTATAAAATTCAGAACTGATGTGGCTATGATGGGTAAACTGGGTTTTGATATTGTAGTGAGTAAACTGAAAGCCAGTGACCTGGAATTTTGTCAGGCAGCAATAAAGACCTATGACGGGTTAAAAGCTGTAATCTGGCAGGGTGACCAGTATCGCCTGGTTAATCCTCATGAACAAAATATGGCATCGCTGATGTATGTAGATCCAACTCAGTCTACTGCGGTTATGTTTAATTATCTGGTTAATTACCGTTATGGGGAAAGCAGTGAAACACCTATCCGGTTAAAAGGGCTGGACAATAATAAAAAATACAGACTGGAAGAAATTAATCTATATCCGGGCACCAAATCTCCTGTTAAAAGTGAGACAGTGTTTTCAGGAGATTTCTTAATGAAAATAGGGTTTAACCCGCAGGTAAATACCAATAGAACAAGTGTTATTATAAAAATCACAGCAGTATAA
- a CDS encoding GNAT family N-acetyltransferase — MLTGLTFRLATPEDLPEIISMLADDKLGAAREKKGLSVKYLQAFEKIQQDPNQELTIAELNGDKVATFQLTFIQYLTYEGGLRAQVEAVRTHSAYRGQGIGTRVFEYAINRAIEKGCHLIQLTSDKKRPDAIRFYEKLGFRCTHEGMKLKLS; from the coding sequence ATGCTTACCGGGCTAACCTTCAGACTCGCCACTCCAGAGGATCTTCCTGAAATTATCAGCATGCTTGCTGATGATAAGCTTGGTGCTGCAAGAGAAAAAAAAGGCCTGTCAGTTAAATATCTGCAGGCCTTTGAGAAAATACAGCAGGACCCCAATCAGGAATTAACGATTGCAGAACTGAATGGCGATAAGGTGGCCACATTCCAGCTCACATTTATCCAGTATCTCACCTATGAAGGTGGATTGAGAGCTCAGGTTGAAGCGGTAAGAACGCATTCAGCATATCGTGGTCAGGGTATCGGAACCAGGGTATTTGAGTATGCTATTAACCGGGCAATAGAAAAAGGTTGTCATCTGATTCAGCTTACTTCAGATAAAAAAAGACCGGATGCAATCAGGTTTTATGAGAAGCTGGGCTTTAGGTGTACACATGAAGGAATGAAACTTAAATTATCCTGA
- a CDS encoding GNAT family N-acetyltransferase gives MNHILDNPAWNALISGNSQFSNGTEQVKYFDKEISPFIGMAEYTAQNFQALYELIPHDEPVGFVVPEVIQIPGIWRVLAKINAFQMVYSQPELPAGTLTDPVPLVEKHIPEMIGLTKLTNPGPFSQRTIELGHYQGFFEKDKLIAMAGQRLNPSPYAEISAVCTHPDHLGKGYAKQLLLSQIQRIIAASGTPFLHVRNDNERAVKVYEHSGFSTRKEVYFYFIKKTK, from the coding sequence ATGAACCATATATTAGACAACCCTGCATGGAACGCATTAATCAGTGGAAATAGTCAGTTTTCGAATGGCACTGAACAAGTGAAGTATTTCGACAAAGAGATTTCACCTTTTATCGGCATGGCGGAATATACAGCGCAAAATTTCCAGGCGCTTTATGAGCTGATTCCACATGATGAACCTGTAGGTTTTGTTGTGCCGGAAGTCATACAGATTCCCGGAATCTGGAGAGTATTGGCTAAGATCAATGCTTTTCAGATGGTTTATAGTCAACCGGAATTGCCTGCTGGTACACTAACAGATCCAGTTCCATTAGTTGAAAAACATATTCCGGAAATGATTGGGCTGACTAAGCTCACCAATCCGGGGCCATTTTCGCAAAGAACTATTGAGTTAGGACATTATCAGGGATTCTTTGAAAAAGACAAATTGATAGCTATGGCCGGACAGCGCCTCAACCCTTCCCCTTATGCAGAAATCAGTGCGGTTTGTACGCATCCGGACCACTTAGGCAAAGGTTATGCAAAACAATTGCTGCTCAGCCAGATTCAACGGATCATCGCTGCATCGGGCACTCCATTTTTGCATGTCCGTAATGACAATGAACGTGCAGTTAAAGTTTATGAGCATTCTGGCTTCTCGACAAGGAAAGAAGTGTATTTTTATTTTATCAAAAAAACAAAGTAA
- a CDS encoding HD domain-containing protein produces MTFICMTNKELFNEAREFAIKSHGDQKYGISPYEIHLGNVISVLMRFNVDLSNAYNLNLLIAAWLHDVLEDTKITKDQLQEKFGTAVAEIVYTLSDDEGNSREERKANFYKKIAHNEDAIIVKLADRISNVEFSIIHGNDQKYELYKAEEEKLETALLPALKSALGIELLQYLRKLLN; encoded by the coding sequence ATGACGTTCATTTGCATGACTAATAAAGAATTATTTAATGAAGCCCGGGAATTTGCCATAAAATCACATGGTGATCAGAAATATGGCATCTCTCCCTACGAAATACACCTGGGTAATGTAATCAGTGTGCTGATGAGGTTTAATGTTGACCTCAGTAATGCCTACAACCTTAATTTACTGATTGCGGCATGGCTTCATGATGTACTGGAAGACACTAAAATTACCAAAGACCAGCTGCAGGAAAAATTTGGCACCGCAGTAGCCGAAATTGTCTATACACTCAGTGATGATGAAGGAAACAGCAGAGAAGAAAGAAAAGCTAATTTTTATAAAAAGATAGCGCATAATGAAGATGCGATCATCGTCAAGCTTGCAGACAGAATCTCCAATGTAGAATTTAGTATTATACATGGAAATGATCAAAAATACGAATTGTATAAAGCAGAGGAGGAAAAACTCGAAACGGCCCTGCTTCCTGCATTAAAATCAGCACTAGGTATTGAACTACTCCAGTACCTAAGAAAACTATTAAACTGA
- a CDS encoding cupin domain-containing protein: protein MENPIFNHFADIQTKELSPGYLSKIIHTAQNTINFLEVKAGSVSAIHQHINHQCVFVIEGQFELTVDGVSKVLDKGTFALIPPNVPHGGNAITDCKLIDIFDPVREDFKLL, encoded by the coding sequence ATGGAGAATCCCATTTTTAATCATTTTGCCGATATTCAGACCAAAGAACTATCACCAGGCTATTTATCAAAAATCATACATACTGCTCAGAATACGATCAACTTTCTTGAGGTAAAAGCAGGAAGTGTTTCAGCTATCCACCAGCACATTAATCATCAATGTGTATTTGTCATTGAAGGCCAGTTTGAATTGACCGTAGATGGTGTTTCAAAAGTACTGGACAAAGGAACATTTGCACTTATTCCACCAAATGTCCCGCATGGAGGAAATGCAATTACTGACTGCAAACTGATAGACATATTTGATCCGGTACGGGAAGATTTCAAGTTATTATAA
- a CDS encoding DUF2461 domain-containing protein, which translates to MKNTSSKNITIRSSGFDFLNQLKKNNDREWFNTHKEEFQQEQEYIETFADALLKELNTHDVIETPSGKKSLYRIYRDTRFSKDKTPYKTHWSGSFRRATKYRRGGYHFHIEEGNTYIAGGFFGPSAEDLKRIREDISFDAAPLRKILSSQSFISTFGTLKGEKLKTTPKGFDAANEAIDLLRYKQFLLTRRFSDQEVLSEDFLEQAGQTFKNMRPFFDYMSEVLTTDINGSVA; encoded by the coding sequence ATGAAAAATACGAGTTCAAAAAATATAACCATCCGGTCTTCAGGCTTTGATTTTCTGAATCAGTTAAAGAAGAATAATGACCGGGAATGGTTCAATACCCATAAAGAAGAATTTCAGCAGGAGCAGGAGTATATAGAAACCTTTGCAGATGCGTTGTTAAAGGAGCTCAATACACATGATGTCATTGAAACCCCGTCGGGTAAAAAGAGTCTCTACCGGATTTACCGGGATACCCGTTTTTCTAAAGATAAAACGCCTTATAAAACACATTGGAGCGGCAGCTTCCGCAGAGCTACCAAATATCGCAGAGGCGGATATCATTTTCATATTGAAGAAGGTAATACTTATATAGCAGGTGGATTTTTTGGTCCTTCTGCAGAAGATCTGAAAAGAATCAGGGAAGATATCTCTTTTGATGCTGCACCATTGAGGAAAATATTAAGCAGCCAGTCATTTATCTCTACATTTGGAACGCTGAAGGGCGAAAAGTTAAAAACTACGCCTAAAGGTTTTGATGCAGCTAATGAAGCAATTGATCTTTTACGCTACAAACAGTTTCTGCTGACCAGGCGCTTTTCTGATCAGGAGGTTTTAAGTGAAGATTTTTTAGAACAGGCGGGACAGACATTTAAAAATATGCGCCCGTTTTTTGACTATATGAGCGAAGTGCTGACTACTGATATCAACGGATCGGTAGCATAA
- a CDS encoding GNAT family N-acetyltransferase, with the protein MPITKATITDVPELNLLVNSAYRGEESKKGWTTEADLLGGIRIDEETLRAYFSNEAVSILKYTDDQGQISGSVYLEIKGPKLYLGMFSVSPVLQGGGIGRALLEEAENQARQHHCDTITMTVISSRKELIEWYERRGYSFTGEIQPFEGDGIFGEIKQPIEFIVMEKTFNPEA; encoded by the coding sequence ATGCCAATTACCAAAGCCACCATTACAGATGTACCTGAATTAAACCTGCTGGTAAACAGCGCCTATCGCGGCGAAGAGTCCAAAAAAGGATGGACAACCGAAGCAGATCTGTTAGGTGGAATCAGAATAGATGAAGAAACACTGCGTGCTTATTTCAGTAATGAAGCTGTCAGCATCTTAAAATATACTGATGATCAGGGACAGATTTCAGGTTCTGTTTACCTGGAAATCAAAGGCCCTAAGTTATATCTTGGAATGTTTAGTGTATCCCCTGTCCTTCAGGGCGGTGGAATTGGCAGAGCATTACTTGAAGAGGCTGAAAATCAAGCCAGACAGCACCACTGTGATACGATTACCATGACAGTAATCAGCAGCCGGAAAGAGCTTATCGAATGGTATGAACGCAGAGGTTATAGTTTTACCGGAGAGATACAGCCATTTGAAGGTGATGGCATTTTTGGAGAGATCAAACAGCCCATAGAATTTATAGTAATGGAGAAAACTTTTAATCCGGAAGCTTAA
- a CDS encoding serine hydrolase domain-containing protein: MKKSIAILFFASCLSIFFSCQKRKGKVLTHPFSKNRITELNNYLTQLSQAFSIPGLSVGIVHKDSVFYTAFGIADQNHHPIDSLSAFSAGSLSEPVLATVVLKMLDSGLINLDDPVHKYLPYFKTADKANKKITIRHLLSHTSGIQHYPVLWDKPDNSAAALETTTRSISSQELKFPVPGSRVVRSPYNYDILADLITKVTRKPFEEYADEQVFKKLGMKSSGFAKPSGPVQPFKINNWLTWSSKTDSIYPYNRENGGSTGLHTTSADLSRWMEMLLNNGKTTIGVFVKQAIFDDFFSARYMTGKTSGITFGWELLKDGDIDFLFKKNDLTSFQNQLILIPEKEIGITFLSNISGQQISPGAIKDITAWLNGAALPVVKTPVSRTMGNKLQQTGNIDSALNLYRILKKTKNQHYDLSITALSAFGNVLLNHMHDQESALKLYTLCAEEFPESAAPYLNIAAIYIKSRSYTNAVMILKKSKPLMNKFQLDYASGMEQYIKERTTDQDPG; encoded by the coding sequence ATGAAAAAAAGCATCGCCATCCTGTTCTTCGCCTCCTGCCTGTCCATTTTTTTCAGCTGCCAGAAAAGAAAGGGAAAAGTTTTAACACATCCGTTTTCCAAAAACAGAATTACCGAACTCAACAATTATCTTACACAACTCAGCCAGGCTTTTTCTATTCCAGGTTTATCGGTTGGAATTGTACATAAAGACTCCGTTTTTTATACAGCATTTGGAATTGCAGACCAAAATCATCATCCTATAGACTCTTTATCAGCGTTCTCTGCAGGCAGTCTTTCTGAACCTGTACTCGCCACAGTAGTGCTTAAAATGCTGGACTCCGGATTAATCAACCTTGATGACCCTGTACATAAATATCTGCCTTATTTCAAAACAGCAGACAAGGCAAACAAAAAAATCACGATCAGACATTTGTTATCGCATACCTCCGGAATACAGCATTATCCCGTATTATGGGACAAACCTGATAATTCTGCCGCAGCACTGGAAACAACCACCCGCAGCATTTCATCTCAGGAGCTAAAATTCCCGGTTCCGGGCAGCAGAGTCGTCAGGTCTCCGTACAACTATGATATTCTGGCTGATTTAATCACCAAAGTAACTAGAAAGCCATTTGAAGAGTATGCTGATGAACAGGTGTTTAAAAAATTAGGTATGAAATCTTCAGGTTTTGCCAAACCGTCCGGACCAGTTCAGCCATTCAAAATCAATAACTGGCTCACATGGAGCTCAAAAACGGATAGCATCTATCCTTATAACCGGGAAAATGGTGGCAGTACCGGGCTGCATACCACTTCTGCAGATCTGTCCAGGTGGATGGAAATGCTGCTGAACAATGGAAAAACCACTATAGGTGTTTTTGTTAAACAAGCAATCTTTGATGATTTCTTTTCTGCCAGATATATGACGGGCAAAACATCAGGTATAACATTTGGCTGGGAATTGCTGAAAGATGGTGACATTGATTTCCTGTTCAAGAAAAATGACCTCACAAGTTTCCAGAATCAATTAATCCTGATTCCTGAAAAGGAGATTGGCATTACCTTTTTAAGCAATATTTCGGGTCAGCAGATTAGCCCGGGCGCTATTAAAGATATTACCGCCTGGCTGAATGGCGCTGCTTTACCCGTTGTAAAAACGCCCGTAAGCCGTACAATGGGAAATAAACTGCAGCAAACCGGCAATATTGATTCTGCGCTTAACCTTTACCGGATACTCAAAAAAACGAAAAATCAGCACTATGATCTGAGTATTACTGCACTGAGTGCTTTTGGAAATGTGCTGCTCAATCATATGCATGATCAAGAAAGTGCACTCAAACTATATACTCTTTGTGCAGAAGAATTTCCTGAATCAGCTGCACCTTATCTCAATATAGCAGCTATCTATATCAAAAGCAGATCTTATACCAATGCAGTTATGATACTTAAAAAATCAAAACCCCTGATGAATAAATTCCAGCTTGATTATGCTTCAGGCATGGAACAATATATTAAAGAAAGAACTACGGATCAGGATCCGGGATAA